The DNA region GCTGAGCAGTCGCGTCTCTTTGATGAGCACTCCATAGCCAGTCCCGAACGAAGCCTCACGGTGGTCGGAAAGGGTCTGCAAGTTCTTGATATTGTGAGCGCTGCAGTAGCGGGCCTGAGCAAAAGGCAGATCCATGCTTATGGTGTAGATGACCACATCCCCAAGCTTGCTTGCCTCTTCTTCGAACCTTTGCGTCTGGAGATCGCAAACCGACGTGTCGAGGGAGGCCACCACGCTGAACAGCCTCACTTTGCCCTTGCTCTGTGACAGACTGACCTCCTTCATGTCTGTGGATAGCAGCCTGAAATCGGGCGCCTTCTGCTTGACTTTGATCTCAGGCCCCATCAGAGTCACCGGCTTGCCCTGAGAAGTCACCACTCCTTTTCTTTCTTTCATGTCTCTCCTTCCTTGGTGAATTGCGGCCCTGATGACCTAATTCGACTTCCCTGAGATGTTGCCGCCTCTTATTTGCCTAGGTCTTGCCAGTCAACCTTTCCCCCAACTACTCCTTCGAAACAGGATACCCGGCCGCTTTCCAGGCCGTCATGCTGCCCAGGACGCTGTACACCTCTCTGAAACCCTTCTGGAGCAGGATGCTGGCACCAAGCCCGGCGCGGTGCCCCACGTTGCAGACCACTGCCACAGGCTTGTCCTTGGGAATGGCGGCTGCTTTGCCAGAAAGATGGCCGACGTAGATGTGCTGGGCGCCAGCGATATGCCCCTCATCCCATTCGTCCTGTTCCCGATCATCCAGTATGGTCAGTTCCTCGCCCCGATCTATCTTTGCTTTTAGCTCATGCACCGACAGCAGTTGCAGGTGTTCTGTGGGGAATCCGGCATTGTACCACCCTTTGATGCCTCCCTTGAGATAACCCTGGATGCGGTCATAGCCAAGTCTTATGAGATAGAGAACAGCACGCTCCAGGTGGCACTGATCTTCCAGTACCAGGAGAATCGGCGTCTCGTAGGAGAGTACCCAGCCGACAAAGGCAGGCAGCCCCTCCAGCCAGATACTATGCGACCCCTTGATGTGAGCACCACCGAAGGCGGCGGGATTGCTGGTGTCAACTACAACCAGCTCTTGTTGCATCGCCTCCCTGAACTCTCGCGGGGTGAGGGGAGCCGGTATGGGCAGGCATCCCAGCAGGGGAGGCCCCTCCAGGTTATAGACCTCCATCTGGCTGAAGTAGTGCGGCCTCTCCGGCCTCTCCGTCACTTTGTATCTGATGAAGTCTTCCCTGTTGACCTTCTGAAGTACTGGATTCTGAACTCTCTCTATGCCCAGGGTGCTTTCATCCCTGTCTGATATATGCATGCCGCAGACGGAGCCAGCGCCGTGGCCCGGGCAAAGGATCGCGCCGTCGCCCAGGGGCATAATCTTGCCGAAAATGCTGTCATACAGGCTTCCGGCCAGCCTGGGAGCCTCGTGAGAGCCGTACAGGTCAATGCGGCCAACGTCGTCCACAAATAAGGCGTCGCCGGTGAATACCATTATCGTGGTCTCGCCAGAGGAGAGATCAGCCAGAACATAGGACATACTCTCATCTGTGTGACCTGGGGTATGGATGGCGGTCAGCCTTAATCTGCCAATCTGGAATTCCTGCCCATCCTTCAGGGTATGACCGTATTTCCAGTCCAGGCCAGGCCCGTGGTAGATCTCGGCTCCGGTGAAGTTCCCGAGTTCTATTGAGCCGATGACATAGTCCTCATTTCGGTGGGTCTCAAAGATATGCTTGATCCTGAGGCCCTTCTGCTGAGCCAGATCAATGTAGACCTGGCAGTCACGCCGTGGGTCGATCACGGCAGCGTCGCTCTGTGAGCCGATGAGGTAGGAGTTGTGCGCTATTCCCTCCGATTTGATGCGCTCAAAAATCATTGGTATTCCTTCAGGTTATCTTTTCCCCGCGGTCTTCGCAGTCTCTGCCACCCGTTGGAGCAGGACGTCGGCATGCCCCCGTTCTTCCGAAGCCAGCTCGTGAAGCAGTCTTCCGGCATCCTGATTATCCACCAACGTGGAGGCGCGTTTGTAGAAGTCAAAAGACATATACTCCTTTTCCAGCGCCATTTCCAGTGCTTCCATTTCGTCAGCGAATTCGTTTTCTATCCTGGCTAGGGCCGGGCTGATCTCAATGCCGCCTTCCATGTAGCTTACTTTGAGATCGCGCTTGAGCGTCTCCAAAGGCGGAAGTGCCCCCTCGCCGAGCAAACCCACAGCGCGCTCGTACAGCCTCTGCATATGCCTATCTTCAGCCTTGGCGAGCATCTGAAAGGTATCTTTGGCCTTCAGCGACCCAGCCTTGTCTTTGGCTCCCATATAGAAATCGAAGGAGCCTTTCTCCAGCTTGATAGCCAGCATAAGGACATCCTTCGCACCGGCCGTTGCGGTGATCAACTCAGGCCTGGCTTCGGGCATACCGGTGATGGTCTCGTAGGGCCAGTTTCGAATACCACCGTCCAGATGATGAACGCTTTTGAATCCCAGCCCGCATAGGGCTATAGCTGCCGCCATGCTGCGCCGCCCTGAGCGGCAGTATGTGATAATCCTCTTGCTCCGCTCCAGTTCACTCTGTCTGGCCTCCAGTTCACCCAGCGGCATGAGTATAGACCCTGGGATATGCCCTGCTTCATATTCCTCAGGTTGCCTCACGTCCAGAAGAGCGAATTCGCCAGACCTGTCCCCGCTCAGTATTTCTTTGACTTTTGCTGGAGTGAGCTTTTCTATTTCGTCGACAGCGCAAGCTAGCTTCACCGCTATGCGATCACTCCTGAACCCTCTTGGTAGGTTAATAAGCTGCCCACCGTTGAAACCCGCACTGACCTGTTCAACAATGGGATACTGTGGCGCGGGTCTCACAACCGCAGTGCCGCGCCATACGACGCCATGGCGCAGGCACCATTGTCGCTGGCCCCCCTCATTGATGATGTATCATCGCTTTGGGCTACGGGTGCTGCGTCTACGTGTGGTAGCTGGCGCCGGCGATGATGTCCAGGGACGGCTGGCCTGCGCCTGGGCCGCCTCCTGCTCCTCTAGCATCTGCTTGGCGGCGAAGTAATGCTCCACATCCCTGCCCTCAGGCCTCCCCTCCTGCTCCCACATCTGGTAGGCTAGCTCCCTTATTTGTTCCTCTGCAGGCATTATTACCTCCTTCAGCCTAACTAAATCCATCCTTACTTCAACAATCCAGGATCCACCTCGCCCACCACTCGAAAGCTCAGGAAGTGAACTGAAACCTCACCCCCGTGCTATCACCGTCTCTGCCGGGACCACCGGTGTTCTGAAATCAAGAGGGCCGACTCCCGGATATATCTTGCAGTTTCGCCCCACAGCACTGCGCGGTGGGATTGTGGCCCCCTTCCCCACTATAGTAATGTCCCAATTGCCAGTCAAGAGGCCAGGCCCAAAGCCGACATACGAGTACTCGCCTACGGTAACCCCCTCATCGAGGATACAGTGTTCAACTACGCTGTGTCTGCCGATGACGCAGTTTCTCAGTACCAGCGAATCCCTGACCACTGCTTCCGACTCCACTCTCACGCCGGGCGACAGAACCGAGTTTTCTACCCGCCCTTCCACTATGCAGCCAGGGCTGATGAGAGAATTTGTCGCCATTTTCCGCACTGAAGCTGCGTACGGCTTCTCTTCTCTTGTGGAAATAGGCCAGTCGCCGTTGAGGGAAAAAGAGGGCGATTCGGCGGCCAGTGCCATATTGGCCTCGTAATAGGATTCCACCGTGCCTATGTCCTGCCAGTAGCCTTCGAACCGGTAGGCAAAGGCTTTGTCCAGCCGAACCATTCGGGGAATAATTGCATGCCCGAAGTCATGGGGTGATGAACCGTCTTCAGCATCCTCTGACAGACGTCGGAAGAGAGCATCGCGACGGAACACGTAGATTCCCATAGAAGCCAGATTGCTTTGCGGGACCCGTGGCTTTTCCACAAATTCTTGTATCTGGCTTGCTTCATCCACATGCACCACTCCGAAACGGTGCGCCTCATCGATAGGGACAGGGGTAACCCCCACAGTGACGTCGGCTCCCGTTCGCTGGTGGAAGGCGATCATCTGGCGATAGTCCATTTTGTAGACATGGTCGGCAGCTAGTATCAGCACCAGGTCAGCACCACGAGCCTTGATATAGGAAAGGTTCTGATACACCGCATCGCCTGTGCCCTGATATGACCCAGATTTGGGCTCGAGAATTTCGAGCTTCCCGCGTCTGTCCAGACCCCAGGCGGCACCATCACCCAGGTAATCTTTCAAGAAATGACGCCGATAATCCACAAGAACGGCTATATTGCGAATGCCGGAGTTAATGCAGTTACTCAGGCTGAAGTCAATCACTCGAAATCGCCCCGCGAAGGGCAGGATTGGCTTCGGTCGCTCCTGACACAGCACGTCCATTCTCTTGCCTCGCCCGCCGGCGAGGATCATAGCTAACGCCATATCGCCTCACCTCCTCTCATACCCCCCTTGCCTGCACCACTTGCAGCGAAAACAAAGGTTTTATGTATTTTGGCACGATAACAGTCTTTTTCTGAAGACAGGTTCTAAAGGTCCTCAAGCAAAGTGGTGAAGGTATCGTGATGGTCTTCCTCTTGCTGCAATATCTCTCGGAAAAGCCGGTTGGTCGTTTCATCGCCCTCTTTGCGCGCCATCTCCACAATCTGCTTGTACAGCTCTATGGCGTTCGCTTCGTCCTTGACATCTTGCGTGATCATCTCCTTGAGGGTGGTGCCCACAAAAATGGGGCTGGGCTTGGTGGTGGGTATCCCGCCAAGGTAGAATAGGCGTTCCGCAATAGCTTCGGCATGCTTCATTTCCACTATAGCGATGGATTTCAGCTCATCATGCACAGCGAACCCTTTGACCCCACTCCACTGCACGTGTTGCCACATGTACTGAATCGCCACCTGAATTTCCCTGGCGATTGCCTCATTTAGCTTGTCCAGCAATGCTTGGGATACCTTGGTGGCAGGCGCTATTCTCTCTGCCATTTCTTTCACCTCCAAATATTAGATTTTCCTACCTTGGCGTATCCAGAGTCTGCCTGTGACATTGTGCGCTGCAGTTTTCCAGTAGGGCTGCTGGTTGCCCTCCCGAATAGTCATATAGTAACTACGGAAGACTAAAGAAGTCATAAAATTGGTTTAAGAAACATTACAAAGTTGTGACATCTGAAAACGAGGTTTTTCGGAGCAGAGGCAAGGTACGTTTTGACAGAACCATAATTCTAGCTAATAGGTTAATGTGTGCCATGCGCCTCTGCGAGTAATCAGCTTCGAAACCGACGAACCCTGGAGGTCAGACGTCAACGAGGACTCTGTCCCCTTCCACTTTTACTGGGTATGTGATAATGGCTCGGGGTCGTCTAACCAGTTTAGCCACTGCGGATACCACTCCTGACCAGTCGGTCCATCGGATCACGTGGCCGTCTTTGAGATCGAACTGAGAAGCATGATTGGGACACGTAACCACTGTGCCCTCGAGCTTGCCTTCAGCCAACTTACCTCCCATATGAGGGCAGCGGTTGTTGGCAGCAAAGAATTGGTCTCCCACCCTGGCCACCAGGATTTCATGTCCCCTAACGCTGAAGGCCTTCATCTGCCCATCCTTAATCTCATCGGCCTTCATGATCTCCAAATACTCAGACACAGGCCTGCTCCTCCATGAGTGATTCTGGCTACTTCAAATAGGAACCGGTGATTTGCCACATTCCCGCCACGAGAAGGAGGCCTAGAGCCACCAGACCGTAATCGTCTTCGGTCATAGCTGGAGCTTGCTCCCGTATCTGGCCATCAAAGGTATCGGGCTTTGATCCCGCAGGAGCACACGTTGGCTGTGGGCAATCTGCGCCAAAAGTGTTGGAGTATTCCGGCTCGCAAACCGTGCGGCTTATGTAGT from Chloroflexota bacterium includes:
- a CDS encoding ferritin, with the protein product MAERIAPATKVSQALLDKLNEAIAREIQVAIQYMWQHVQWSGVKGFAVHDELKSIAIVEMKHAEAIAERLFYLGGIPTTKPSPIFVGTTLKEMITQDVKDEANAIELYKQIVEMARKEGDETTNRLFREILQQEEDHHDTFTTLLEDL
- a CDS encoding MBL fold metallo-hydrolase encodes the protein MIFERIKSEGIAHNSYLIGSQSDAAVIDPRRDCQVYIDLAQQKGLRIKHIFETHRNEDYVIGSIELGNFTGAEIYHGPGLDWKYGHTLKDGQEFQIGRLRLTAIHTPGHTDESMSYVLADLSSGETTIMVFTGDALFVDDVGRIDLYGSHEAPRLAGSLYDSIFGKIMPLGDGAILCPGHGAGSVCGMHISDRDESTLGIERVQNPVLQKVNREDFIRYKVTERPERPHYFSQMEVYNLEGPPLLGCLPIPAPLTPREFREAMQQELVVVDTSNPAAFGGAHIKGSHSIWLEGLPAFVGWVLSYETPILLVLEDQCHLERAVLYLIRLGYDRIQGYLKGGIKGWYNAGFPTEHLQLLSVHELKAKIDRGEELTILDDREQDEWDEGHIAGAQHIYVGHLSGKAAAIPKDKPVAVVCNVGHRAGLGASILLQKGFREVYSVLGSMTAWKAAGYPVSKE
- a CDS encoding glucose-1-phosphate adenylyltransferase, translating into MALAMILAGGRGKRMDVLCQERPKPILPFAGRFRVIDFSLSNCINSGIRNIAVLVDYRRHFLKDYLGDGAAWGLDRRGKLEILEPKSGSYQGTGDAVYQNLSYIKARGADLVLILAADHVYKMDYRQMIAFHQRTGADVTVGVTPVPIDEAHRFGVVHVDEASQIQEFVEKPRVPQSNLASMGIYVFRRDALFRRLSEDAEDGSSPHDFGHAIIPRMVRLDKAFAYRFEGYWQDIGTVESYYEANMALAAESPSFSLNGDWPISTREEKPYAASVRKMATNSLISPGCIVEGRVENSVLSPGVRVESEAVVRDSLVLRNCVIGRHSVVEHCILDEGVTVGEYSYVGFGPGLLTGNWDITIVGKGATIPPRSAVGRNCKIYPGVGPLDFRTPVVPAETVIARG
- a CDS encoding Rieske 2Fe-2S domain-containing protein; the encoded protein is MKADEIKDGQMKAFSVRGHEILVARVGDQFFAANNRCPHMGGKLAEGKLEGTVVTCPNHASQFDLKDGHVIRWTDWSGVVSAVAKLVRRPRAIITYPVKVEGDRVLVDV
- a CDS encoding thiol peroxidase, with the translated sequence MKERKGVVTSQGKPVTLMGPEIKVKQKAPDFRLLSTDMKEVSLSQSKGKVRLFSVVASLDTSVCDLQTQRFEEEASKLGDVVIYTISMDLPFAQARYCSAHNIKNLQTLSDHREASFGTGYGVLIKETRLLSRSIFIVDRNDIVRYVEYVKETSNHPDYFKALEALKRVVEEGQSSS
- a CDS encoding DUF2934 domain-containing protein codes for the protein MDLVRLKEVIMPAEEQIRELAYQMWEQEGRPEGRDVEHYFAAKQMLEEQEAAQAQASRPWTSSPAPATTRRRSTRSPKR